A genomic segment from Myxococcota bacterium encodes:
- a CDS encoding alpha/beta hydrolase has protein sequence MPKYAYDPEYLPFLDALPTISDLADPQGIVEGRATRAAMMGQATDPLPGVARRDVAVPGRDGDPDVPVRVYAPAAAASAPRAAVVEIHGGGFLFGNVDMMDAWCDAVALQHDAVVVSVEYRLAPEHPYPAGVEDCLAALRWTAANAAGLGVDPARIAVAGQSAGGGLAAATALLARDRGGPALCFQLLEIPELDDRLETPSMKAFTDTPLWNRPNAIWSWRHYLGPLLGGDVPPYAAPARATDLAGLPPAYVSVMEFDPLRDEGIDYAARMLQAGVSVELHAFPGTFHGSGLITTAEISKRVSAESFAALGRALARR, from the coding sequence ATGCCGAAGTACGCCTACGACCCCGAGTACCTCCCCTTTCTCGACGCGCTTCCCACGATCTCCGACCTCGCCGATCCGCAGGGCATCGTCGAGGGACGCGCGACGCGCGCGGCGATGATGGGCCAGGCGACGGATCCCCTTCCCGGCGTCGCGCGCCGCGACGTCGCCGTCCCCGGGCGCGACGGCGACCCCGATGTGCCGGTGCGCGTCTACGCGCCGGCGGCCGCGGCCTCCGCGCCGCGCGCGGCCGTCGTCGAGATCCACGGCGGCGGCTTCCTGTTCGGGAACGTCGACATGATGGACGCGTGGTGCGATGCGGTCGCGCTGCAGCACGACGCGGTCGTCGTGTCGGTCGAGTACCGCCTCGCGCCCGAGCACCCCTACCCGGCCGGCGTCGAGGACTGCCTTGCGGCGCTGCGGTGGACGGCCGCGAACGCGGCCGGGCTCGGCGTCGATCCCGCGCGCATCGCGGTCGCCGGGCAGAGCGCGGGAGGCGGCCTCGCCGCGGCGACCGCGCTCCTCGCGCGCGACCGCGGCGGCCCCGCGCTCTGCTTCCAGCTGCTCGAGATCCCCGAGCTCGACGACCGCCTCGAGACGCCCTCGATGAAGGCGTTCACCGACACGCCGCTGTGGAACCGGCCGAACGCGATCTGGAGCTGGCGCCACTACCTCGGGCCGCTCCTCGGCGGCGACGTCCCGCCGTACGCCGCGCCCGCGCGCGCGACCGACCTCGCCGGCCTCCCGCCCGCCTACGTCTCGGTGATGGAGTTCGACCCGCTGCGCGACGAGGGCATCGACTACGCGGCGCGCATGCTGCAGGCGGGCGTGTCGGTCGAGCTCCACGCCTTCCCCGGCACCTTCCACGGCTCGGGCCTGATCACGACGGCGGAGATCTCGAAGCGCGTGTCCGCGGAGTCGTTCGCCGCGCTCGGCCGCGCGCTCGCGCGACGTTAG
- a CDS encoding SDR family oxidoreductase, with protein MSPSDRSLRGKVAVVTGAGPGIGRATALALAADGASVVVAARRAARLGALADDVARATGARCLAVPTDIADAASRAALVERVAAELGRVDALVNVAAHGGPRARVAETDWDAYLEAVRVNVVATMSLCGLAAERMRAAGTGGSIVNIGALSSTTMLAKMASYTTTKAAMVVASKTMAREVGPAGIRVNVVTPGFTTGAPLDAMFAQMAARTGGDAAELSARAAREAALHRHVDPEDVAEAVLFLASERGRGVTGVELHVNAGLWIG; from the coding sequence ATGAGTCCGTCCGATCGATCCCTGCGCGGCAAGGTCGCCGTCGTGACGGGCGCCGGCCCGGGCATCGGGCGCGCGACGGCGCTCGCACTCGCGGCCGACGGCGCGAGCGTCGTGGTCGCTGCGCGCCGCGCCGCACGGCTCGGCGCGCTCGCGGACGACGTCGCGCGGGCGACCGGCGCCCGCTGCCTCGCGGTGCCGACGGACATCGCCGACGCGGCGTCGCGCGCCGCGCTCGTCGAGCGCGTCGCGGCGGAGCTCGGGCGCGTCGATGCGCTCGTCAACGTCGCCGCCCACGGCGGGCCGCGCGCGCGCGTCGCCGAGACCGACTGGGACGCCTACCTCGAGGCGGTGCGCGTCAACGTCGTCGCCACGATGTCGCTCTGCGGGCTCGCCGCGGAGCGCATGCGCGCGGCGGGGACGGGCGGGTCGATCGTCAACATCGGCGCGCTCAGCTCGACGACGATGCTCGCGAAGATGGCGAGCTACACGACGACGAAGGCCGCGATGGTGGTCGCCTCGAAGACGATGGCGCGCGAGGTCGGGCCGGCGGGCATCCGCGTGAACGTCGTGACGCCCGGGTTCACGACGGGCGCGCCCCTCGACGCGATGTTCGCGCAGATGGCGGCGCGCACGGGCGGCGACGCGGCCGAGCTGTCGGCGCGCGCCGCGCGCGAGGCCGCGCTCCACCGCCACGTCGACCCCGAGGACGTGGCCGAGGCCGTGCTGTTCCTCGCGTCGGAGCGCGGGCGCGGCGTGACGGGCGTCGAGCTGCACGTGAACGCGGGGCTCTGGATCGGCTAG
- a CDS encoding tetratricopeptide repeat protein: MRGACATAAPGASLSRTAALATAVGVAVAAAFARALACDFFQIDDYDLVLHNEHVMRGLSREGVAWAFASPLVGNWTPLAWLSHMADVSLFGARAAGHHATSVLLHAATAALVFAFLARATGAPVRSALAALAFALHPMRVESVVWIAERRDVLSGFFGAATLCAWGAYARARHARAYAAALALAAMAMASKATLVTLPFLLLLVDVWPLGRAPLAAPARETARALLRLAVEKLPFFALAAVASAATLVAQGDAGAVVPADVLPLGARLANAVMATSHHLETTLWPSRLSVMVMHPALFGGVGHAPAAVALTAAFLAGLTALAVAARARGYALVGWLWFAGALVPTLGLVQAGLQGLAHRYTYLPHVGLAMLFAWGACDGVERAARAAPPRARAALRSGAAVAGALVLGALAARTFVEIGHWRTTEARFRHEVAIDPGAWNHRFYLGNALLVEGRPADAIAPLEAARERLPRAGGRELREAWASVELARGKALDGAGRSADAIDAFRRSLAIAPREETARRLAEAARRASARAPRAD; the protein is encoded by the coding sequence GTGCGCGGCGCCTGCGCGACGGCCGCGCCGGGGGCGTCGCTCTCGCGCACGGCCGCGCTCGCGACGGCCGTCGGCGTCGCGGTCGCCGCCGCCTTCGCCCGCGCCCTCGCTTGCGACTTCTTCCAGATCGACGACTACGACCTCGTGCTCCACAACGAGCACGTGATGCGCGGGCTCTCGCGCGAGGGCGTCGCGTGGGCGTTCGCGAGCCCGCTCGTCGGCAACTGGACGCCGCTCGCGTGGCTGTCGCACATGGCCGACGTGTCGCTCTTCGGCGCTCGCGCGGCCGGCCACCACGCCACGTCCGTGCTGCTGCACGCGGCGACGGCGGCGCTCGTGTTCGCGTTCCTCGCGCGCGCGACCGGCGCACCCGTGCGCAGCGCGCTCGCCGCGCTGGCGTTCGCGCTGCACCCGATGCGCGTCGAGTCGGTGGTGTGGATCGCCGAGCGCCGCGACGTGCTCTCGGGCTTCTTCGGCGCGGCGACGCTGTGCGCGTGGGGCGCCTACGCGCGGGCGCGCCACGCGCGCGCCTATGCGGCCGCCCTCGCGCTCGCGGCCATGGCGATGGCCTCGAAGGCGACGCTCGTGACGCTCCCGTTCCTGCTCCTGCTCGTCGACGTCTGGCCGCTCGGGCGCGCGCCGCTCGCGGCGCCCGCGCGCGAGACGGCGCGCGCGCTGCTCCGGCTCGCGGTCGAGAAGCTCCCGTTCTTCGCGCTCGCGGCCGTCGCGAGCGCGGCGACGCTCGTCGCGCAGGGCGATGCGGGCGCCGTCGTTCCGGCCGACGTGCTGCCCCTCGGCGCGCGCCTCGCGAACGCGGTGATGGCGACGTCGCACCATCTCGAGACGACGCTCTGGCCATCGCGGCTCTCGGTGATGGTGATGCATCCCGCGCTCTTCGGCGGCGTCGGTCACGCGCCTGCGGCCGTCGCGCTGACGGCCGCCTTCCTCGCCGGCCTGACCGCGCTCGCGGTCGCGGCGCGCGCGCGCGGCTACGCGCTCGTCGGCTGGCTGTGGTTCGCGGGTGCGCTCGTTCCGACGCTCGGCCTCGTGCAGGCGGGCCTCCAGGGGCTCGCCCATCGCTACACCTACCTGCCGCACGTCGGGCTCGCGATGCTCTTCGCGTGGGGCGCGTGCGACGGCGTCGAGCGCGCGGCGCGCGCCGCGCCGCCGCGCGCCCGGGCTGCGCTCCGGAGCGGCGCGGCGGTCGCCGGCGCGCTCGTGCTCGGCGCGCTCGCCGCGCGCACGTTCGTCGAGATCGGCCACTGGCGCACGACCGAAGCGCGCTTCCGCCACGAGGTCGCGATCGACCCCGGCGCCTGGAACCACCGCTTCTACCTCGGCAACGCGCTGCTCGTGGAGGGGCGCCCGGCGGATGCGATCGCACCGCTCGAGGCCGCGCGCGAGCGCCTCCCGCGCGCGGGAGGGCGCGAGCTGCGCGAGGCCTGGGCGAGCGTCGAGCTCGCGCGCGGGAAGGCGCTCGACGGTGCGGGCCGGAGCGCCGACGCGATCGACGCCTTCCGCCGATCGCTCGCGATCGCGCCGCGCGAGGAGACGGCTCGCCGGCTCGCCGAGGCCGCGCGGCGCGCGTCCGCGCGCGCGCCGCGCGCCGACTAA
- a CDS encoding enoyl-CoA hydratase, protein MAEPLVLREHRDDVPGTLLLTLNRPEARNALSRALFAELDDAFRSAQADADVRIVVLTGAGAAFSAGVDLREAAEAPSAPRDGAEPWRRPACWDAMAAFEGPIIGAINGPAVTGGLEIALACDVLVASTNARFADTHVRVGIVPGAGASQLLARAVGIYRAKYLSLTGNFLSAEQAAQWGLVSHVVAPEDLLPTALRIAADMASAPPSMLGAIKRVMDDGFALPLGEALALEAERSAAHIAKSNAWAGAGASFEGVRDRGRAQQTPDAAKR, encoded by the coding sequence TTGGCCGAGCCCCTCGTGCTCCGCGAGCACCGCGACGACGTCCCCGGAACGCTCCTCCTCACGCTCAACCGCCCCGAAGCGCGCAACGCGCTCTCGCGCGCGCTCTTCGCCGAGCTCGACGACGCGTTCCGGAGCGCGCAGGCCGACGCGGACGTGCGCATCGTCGTGCTGACGGGCGCGGGCGCGGCGTTCAGCGCCGGCGTCGACCTGCGCGAGGCGGCCGAGGCCCCGAGCGCACCGCGCGACGGCGCGGAGCCCTGGCGCCGCCCGGCCTGCTGGGATGCGATGGCCGCCTTCGAGGGCCCGATCATCGGCGCGATCAACGGGCCGGCCGTCACGGGAGGGCTCGAGATCGCGCTCGCGTGCGACGTGCTCGTCGCGTCGACGAACGCGCGCTTCGCCGACACGCACGTGCGCGTCGGCATCGTGCCGGGCGCGGGCGCATCGCAGCTGCTCGCGCGCGCGGTCGGGATCTACCGCGCGAAGTACCTGTCGCTGACGGGCAACTTCCTGTCCGCCGAGCAGGCCGCGCAGTGGGGGCTCGTGAGCCACGTCGTCGCGCCCGAGGATCTCCTGCCGACCGCGCTGCGGATCGCGGCCGACATGGCCTCGGCGCCGCCTTCCATGCTGGGTGCGATCAAGCGCGTGATGGACGATGGCTTCGCGCTCCCGCTCGGCGAGGCGCTCGCGCTCGAGGCCGAGCGCTCGGCCGCGCACATCGCGAAGTCGAATGCGTGGGCCGGCGCGGGCGCGTCGTTCGAGGGCGTGCGCGATCGCGGTCGCGCCCAGCAGACGCCCGACGCCGCGAAGCGCTGA
- a CDS encoding nuclear transport factor 2 family protein, which translates to MDPWEVAAREAIRDLVARYNACGDAGRFDALLALFTPDAVVETSLGTCRGTREIRALFEGAAQRTAGAAGGGADAPGAAPPRARFVRHFTATHAIDVASPHEASGRCYYAVLTDRGLDHWGRYVDGYRCVDGRWLFARRRVTVDAGVPGGWGDVPA; encoded by the coding sequence ATGGACCCGTGGGAGGTCGCGGCGCGCGAGGCCATCCGCGACCTCGTCGCCCGCTACAACGCGTGCGGCGACGCGGGGCGCTTCGACGCGCTGCTCGCGCTCTTCACGCCGGACGCGGTCGTCGAGACCTCGCTCGGCACCTGCCGCGGCACGCGCGAGATCCGGGCGCTCTTCGAGGGCGCGGCGCAGCGGACCGCGGGCGCGGCCGGCGGCGGCGCGGACGCACCCGGCGCCGCGCCCCCGCGCGCGCGCTTCGTGCGGCACTTCACGGCGACGCACGCGATCGACGTCGCGAGCCCGCACGAGGCGAGCGGCCGCTGCTACTACGCCGTGCTCACCGACCGCGGGCTCGACCACTGGGGACGCTATGTCGACGGCTATCGCTGCGTCGACGGGCGCTGGCTGTTCGCGCGACGGCGCGTGACGGTCGACGCGGGCGTGCCGGGCGGCTGGGGCGATGTCCCCGCCTGA
- a CDS encoding galactokinase family protein produces MSPPEGASAEHDAGATRVADRRARLERAFDAHFGPSPHGARRALARAPGRIDLMGSHTDYNGGAVLALAIDLDTWALAAPRGDGRVRVHSLALDATVDAPLEGDALSALSGARTWGRYVFGVARACLDDGIACAGFDAVVDGRVPLGSGLSSSAALEVATALVVEALAERDVPEAADAGHAGAERAKPAADASALARALRCQRAENRYVGVACGVLDPYCAVFGRAGRALAIDCRALAHREVALPRSLAIVVGDTRAPRALAASAYGERRAQCEAGAAHLAAARPGVRDLCDVPLAAFERLAPSLPPLVARRCRFALEEHARVAAAADALERDDRGALAAHFAASFAGARDLYSICIPEMEAMEAAMRAAPGCVGARQAGAGFGGCLVALVERDRVDAFAAHAARAYARASGREGALFPVEAADGASLLA; encoded by the coding sequence ATGTCCCCGCCTGAGGGCGCGAGCGCCGAGCACGACGCAGGCGCGACTCGCGTCGCGGACCGACGCGCGCGGCTCGAGCGCGCGTTCGACGCGCACTTCGGGCCGTCGCCGCACGGCGCGCGGCGCGCACTCGCACGCGCGCCCGGCCGCATCGACCTCATGGGGAGCCACACCGACTACAACGGCGGCGCCGTGCTCGCGCTCGCGATCGACCTCGACACCTGGGCGCTCGCCGCGCCGCGCGGCGACGGCCGCGTGCGCGTGCACTCGCTCGCGCTCGACGCGACCGTCGACGCGCCGCTCGAAGGCGACGCGCTCTCCGCACTCTCCGGCGCCCGCACGTGGGGGCGCTACGTCTTCGGCGTCGCGCGCGCCTGCCTCGACGACGGCATCGCGTGCGCGGGCTTCGATGCGGTCGTCGACGGGCGCGTCCCGCTCGGGAGCGGGCTCAGCTCGTCGGCCGCGCTCGAGGTGGCGACGGCGCTCGTCGTCGAGGCGCTCGCGGAGCGCGACGTGCCCGAGGCGGCCGATGCAGGCCACGCGGGCGCGGAGCGTGCGAAACCCGCGGCCGACGCGTCGGCGCTCGCTCGCGCGCTCCGCTGCCAGCGCGCCGAGAACCGCTACGTCGGCGTCGCGTGCGGAGTGCTCGACCCGTACTGCGCCGTGTTCGGCCGCGCCGGTCGCGCGCTCGCGATCGACTGCCGCGCGCTCGCGCATCGCGAGGTCGCGCTCCCGCGCTCGCTCGCGATCGTCGTCGGCGACACGCGCGCGCCGCGCGCGCTCGCGGCCTCGGCCTACGGCGAGCGGCGCGCGCAGTGCGAGGCGGGCGCCGCCCACCTCGCCGCCGCGCGGCCCGGCGTGCGCGACCTCTGCGACGTTCCGCTCGCCGCGTTCGAGCGGCTCGCCCCGTCCCTGCCGCCGCTCGTCGCGCGGCGCTGCCGCTTCGCCCTCGAGGAGCACGCGCGCGTCGCGGCGGCCGCCGACGCGCTCGAGCGCGACGACCGCGGCGCGCTCGCCGCGCACTTCGCCGCGTCGTTCGCGGGCGCGCGCGACCTCTACTCGATCTGCATCCCGGAGATGGAGGCGATGGAGGCCGCGATGCGCGCGGCGCCGGGCTGCGTCGGCGCGCGCCAGGCGGGCGCGGGCTTCGGCGGCTGCCTGGTCGCGCTCGTCGAGCGCGACCGCGTCGACGCGTTCGCCGCGCACGCGGCGCGCGCCTACGCGCGTGCGTCCGGGCGCGAGGGCGCGCTCTTCCCCGTCGAGGCCGCGGACGGCGCGTCGCTCCTCGCCTGA
- a CDS encoding alkene reductase, which translates to MTTLFDPVTLGRIALRNRVVMAPMTRSRAGADDAPTDLVVEYYRQRAGAGLIVTEGIYPSVDGKGYCRTPGLVTAPQVAGWRRVCEAVHGEGGRIVAQLMHCGRVCHRDNKPAGAETVAPSAVRARGEMFTDTAGMQPFDEPRALRSDEIPGVVAEYRRATERAYEAGFDGVELHCTSGYLPAQFLSTGTNRRDDAWGGSLANRIRFPVEVLDAMAGVDGADRVGFRICPGNPFNDLSDDDPEETFRAFLGAVRGKGLAYCHVIRLHDTPLDNVALARECFGGPLVLNDSYELAEAQQAVASGVGEAVAFGRAFIGNPDLVERLRTGAELARFDPKRLYTPGPEGYTDYPPLGG; encoded by the coding sequence GTGACGACCCTGTTCGATCCCGTGACCCTCGGCCGCATCGCGCTGCGCAACCGCGTCGTGATGGCGCCGATGACGCGCTCGCGCGCGGGCGCCGACGACGCGCCGACCGACCTCGTCGTCGAGTACTACCGGCAGCGCGCGGGCGCGGGCCTGATCGTCACGGAGGGCATCTATCCGAGCGTCGACGGCAAGGGCTACTGCCGCACGCCCGGGCTCGTGACGGCGCCGCAGGTCGCGGGATGGCGGCGCGTGTGCGAGGCCGTGCACGGCGAGGGCGGGCGCATCGTCGCGCAGCTCATGCACTGCGGGCGCGTCTGCCACCGCGACAACAAGCCCGCCGGCGCCGAGACGGTCGCGCCCTCGGCGGTGCGCGCGCGCGGCGAGATGTTCACGGACACGGCCGGCATGCAGCCGTTCGACGAGCCGCGCGCACTCCGCTCCGACGAGATCCCGGGCGTCGTCGCCGAGTACCGCCGCGCGACCGAGCGCGCCTACGAGGCGGGCTTCGACGGCGTCGAGCTCCACTGCACGAGCGGCTACCTGCCCGCGCAGTTCCTGTCGACGGGCACGAACCGCCGCGACGACGCCTGGGGCGGCTCGCTCGCGAACCGCATCCGCTTCCCGGTCGAGGTGCTCGACGCGATGGCGGGCGTCGACGGCGCCGACCGCGTGGGCTTCCGCATCTGCCCGGGCAACCCGTTCAACGACCTCTCGGACGACGACCCCGAGGAGACGTTCCGCGCCTTCCTCGGCGCCGTGCGCGGCAAGGGGCTCGCCTACTGTCACGTGATCCGCCTGCACGACACGCCGCTCGACAACGTCGCGCTCGCGCGCGAGTGCTTCGGCGGGCCGCTCGTCCTGAACGACTCGTACGAGCTCGCCGAGGCGCAGCAGGCCGTCGCGAGCGGCGTCGGCGAAGCGGTCGCGTTCGGACGCGCCTTCATCGGGAACCCGGATCTCGTCGAGCGCCTCCGCACGGGCGCCGAGCTCGCGCGCTTCGACCCGAAGCGCCTCTACACGCCCGGGCCGGAGGGCTACACCGACTATCCGCCGCTCGGCGGCTGA
- a CDS encoding NAD(P)/FAD-dependent oxidoreductase has product MTAPGATFDRAALAALDDAELERALGDAQLASLLAALAYATGDDAILADDLRPDGSFLAGPDAGYDEARKQRARARSFEALRAYRAAGCPAPPPLDDARLRRLLGFLAGERNVDAYFPLLREELALDGADARAPRFRMSELAPGRDFRVAVVGAGMSGLVAALRLQQAGIPFVVLEKNADVGGTWYENTYPGCRVDVPNHFYSYSFAQRTDWPSVFSTQEVLLEYFRSVARDFGLRDAIRFGTEVTEAAFDEATGRWTLALRREDGGAESLVVDAVVAGVGQLNRPVLPDIPGVDDFAGPSFHSARWDASVDLSGKRVAVVGTGASAAQLIPSIADVAGSLAVFQRTPPWILPTPDNRAAVPEGLALLLRVVPGYAQWYRFWLFWTMSEGLVDAARVDPAWPHPERSVGPMNDGLREAFLAMLRAQCGGDDDLYRKLAPSYPPFAKRFVRDDGWLVSTLGRDDVELVTDAIERVERDGVRLASGRLVEADVIVYATGFSASQFLVPMKVTGRGGRDLHAHWAGDARAYLGITVPHFPSLFLMYGPNTNIVVNGSIIWFSECEASYLVDCLRELLARGARALDCRPEVHDAYNDWVDAENAKMAWGAASVSTWYRNARGRISQNWPSTLLAYWQRTRAVDPDDYEWL; this is encoded by the coding sequence ATGACGGCTCCCGGGGCGACTTTCGACCGCGCGGCGCTGGCCGCTCTCGACGACGCGGAGCTCGAGCGCGCGCTCGGCGACGCGCAGCTCGCGTCACTGCTCGCGGCGCTCGCGTACGCGACGGGTGACGACGCGATCCTCGCCGACGACCTGCGCCCTGACGGCTCCTTCCTCGCCGGTCCCGATGCGGGCTACGACGAGGCGCGCAAGCAGCGCGCGCGCGCGCGCAGCTTCGAAGCGCTGCGCGCGTACCGCGCCGCGGGCTGCCCGGCGCCGCCGCCGCTCGACGACGCGCGCCTGCGCCGGCTGCTCGGCTTCCTGGCCGGCGAGCGCAACGTCGACGCCTACTTCCCGCTCCTGCGCGAGGAGCTCGCGCTCGACGGCGCCGACGCGCGCGCGCCGCGCTTCCGCATGAGCGAGCTCGCGCCCGGGCGCGACTTCCGCGTCGCCGTCGTCGGCGCCGGCATGTCGGGGCTCGTCGCGGCGCTGCGGCTGCAGCAGGCGGGCATCCCGTTCGTCGTGCTCGAGAAGAACGCCGACGTCGGCGGAACGTGGTACGAGAACACCTATCCCGGCTGTCGCGTCGACGTCCCGAACCACTTCTACAGCTACTCGTTCGCGCAGCGCACCGATTGGCCGAGCGTGTTCTCGACGCAGGAGGTGCTGCTCGAGTACTTCCGCTCGGTCGCGCGCGACTTCGGGCTGCGCGACGCCATCCGCTTCGGGACGGAGGTGACGGAGGCCGCGTTCGACGAGGCGACGGGGCGCTGGACGCTCGCGCTGCGCCGCGAGGACGGCGGCGCCGAGTCGCTCGTGGTCGACGCGGTCGTCGCCGGCGTCGGCCAGCTGAACCGGCCCGTGCTTCCCGACATCCCGGGCGTCGACGACTTCGCGGGCCCGTCGTTCCACTCGGCGCGCTGGGACGCGAGCGTCGACCTCTCCGGCAAGCGCGTCGCGGTCGTCGGCACCGGCGCGAGCGCCGCGCAGCTGATCCCGTCGATCGCCGACGTCGCGGGCTCGCTCGCCGTCTTCCAGCGCACGCCGCCGTGGATCCTGCCGACGCCCGACAACCGCGCGGCCGTGCCCGAAGGGCTCGCGCTGCTGCTGCGCGTCGTGCCGGGCTACGCGCAGTGGTACCGGTTCTGGCTCTTCTGGACGATGTCCGAAGGGCTCGTCGACGCCGCGCGCGTCGACCCCGCGTGGCCGCACCCCGAACGCTCCGTCGGCCCGATGAACGACGGGCTGCGCGAGGCGTTCCTCGCGATGCTGCGCGCGCAGTGCGGCGGCGACGACGATCTCTACCGCAAGCTCGCGCCGTCGTACCCGCCGTTCGCGAAGCGCTTCGTGCGCGACGACGGCTGGCTCGTCTCGACGCTCGGGCGCGACGACGTCGAGCTCGTGACCGACGCGATCGAGCGCGTCGAGCGCGACGGCGTGCGGCTCGCGAGCGGCCGGCTCGTCGAAGCCGACGTGATCGTCTACGCGACGGGCTTCTCGGCCTCGCAGTTCCTCGTGCCCATGAAGGTGACGGGGCGCGGGGGGCGCGACCTGCACGCGCACTGGGCGGGCGACGCGCGCGCCTACCTCGGCATCACCGTCCCGCACTTCCCGAGCCTGTTCCTGATGTACGGCCCGAACACGAACATCGTCGTGAACGGCAGCATCATCTGGTTCTCGGAGTGCGAGGCGAGCTACCTGGTCGACTGCCTGCGCGAGCTGCTCGCGCGCGGAGCGCGCGCGCTCGACTGCCGGCCCGAGGTGCACGACGCCTACAACGACTGGGTGGACGCCGAGAACGCGAAGATGGCCTGGGGCGCCGCGAGCGTGAGCACGTGGTATCGCAACGCGCGCGGGCGCATCTCGCAGAACTGGCCGTCGACGCTGCTCGCCTACTGGCAGCGCACGCGCGCCGTCGACCCCGACGACTACGAGTGGCTCTAG
- a CDS encoding alpha/beta hydrolase: MPDDRAPRRALVPRVRRADLGDVEVAYSEIGAGEDAGGGAPLVLVHGLTGHRDDFLPAMPLLALREPGLRVLAPDLRGHGDSTHAGDAAAYSFDRLVADLARFLDGLGVARCHLLGHSLGGMVALRFALAHPRRLASLVLMSTAPFAPEGYAAATFEKGGAIAVERGMAFFQALVERIARERPSDAPSDRQARKWADAYVPHQRHRYRSMDPVAYGALGLAMVRQAPVVERLHELALPTTVLVGLDDEGFLSGADALARGIPGAVRVDLADAGHHPHREDTDGWLDAMSAHLTRARAVRSAIS; the protein is encoded by the coding sequence ATGCCGGACGACCGCGCCCCGCGTCGAGCGCTCGTTCCCCGGGTCCGCCGCGCCGATCTCGGCGACGTCGAGGTCGCGTACTCGGAGATCGGAGCCGGCGAAGACGCCGGTGGCGGAGCGCCGCTCGTGCTCGTGCACGGTCTCACCGGCCACCGCGACGACTTCCTGCCCGCGATGCCGCTCCTCGCGCTGCGCGAGCCGGGCCTGCGCGTGCTCGCGCCCGACCTGCGCGGGCACGGCGACTCGACGCACGCGGGCGACGCCGCCGCCTACTCGTTCGACCGGCTCGTCGCCGACCTCGCGCGCTTCCTCGACGGCCTCGGCGTCGCGCGCTGCCACCTGCTCGGGCACTCGCTCGGCGGCATGGTCGCGCTGCGCTTCGCGCTCGCGCACCCGCGCCGGCTCGCATCGCTCGTCCTCATGAGCACGGCGCCGTTCGCGCCCGAGGGCTATGCGGCCGCGACCTTCGAGAAGGGAGGCGCGATCGCCGTCGAGCGCGGCATGGCGTTCTTCCAGGCGCTCGTCGAGCGCATCGCGCGCGAGCGCCCGTCCGATGCGCCGTCCGACCGCCAGGCGCGCAAGTGGGCCGACGCGTACGTGCCGCACCAGCGCCACCGCTACCGCTCGATGGACCCGGTCGCCTACGGCGCGCTCGGCCTGGCGATGGTGCGCCAGGCCCCGGTCGTCGAGCGCCTGCACGAGCTCGCGCTGCCGACGACCGTCCTCGTCGGCCTCGACGACGAGGGCTTCCTCTCCGGGGCCGACGCGCTCGCCCGCGGCATCCCGGGCGCCGTCCGCGTCGACCTCGCCGACGCCGGCCACCACCCGCACCGCGAGGACACGGACGGCTGGCTCGACGCCATGTCCGCGCACCTCACGCGCGCGCGCGCAGTCCGGTCGGCGATCTCGTGA